In Merismopedia glauca CCAP 1448/3, the following are encoded in one genomic region:
- the wecB gene encoding non-hydrolyzing UDP-N-acetylglucosamine 2-epimerase produces MSDRQSKVAITLGTRPEAIKLAPVIQKFQLSPEKFNTKVILTGQHREMVEQVMKLFDLKADRDLEIMQSKQTLTDITCKSLQGLETVFQDIKPDIVIVQGDTTTAFAATLAALYQKIPVGHVEAGLRTDDIFNPYPEEANRRLISQLSQLNFAPTSLSVANLERSGVPGKIHQTGNTVIDALMTVANQKPQCQVNGLDWQKYRVLLATVHRRENWGTPLLDIAQGFRLILDKFPDTALLLPLHRNPTVREPLKQYLGDLDRAFLVEPLDYAALVGAIQNSYLLLTDSGGLQEEAPSLGKPVLVLRETTERPEAIAAGTAKLVGTEPQSILAAASQLLANETAYKQMANQVNPFGDGHAAARIVEIVSNYLA; encoded by the coding sequence ATGTCAGACCGTCAAAGTAAAGTTGCAATTACCCTTGGAACTCGTCCAGAAGCTATTAAACTAGCCCCAGTGATTCAAAAGTTCCAGCTATCACCAGAAAAATTCAATACTAAGGTGATTTTGACTGGTCAGCACCGAGAAATGGTGGAACAAGTCATGAAATTGTTCGATCTAAAAGCCGATCGCGATTTAGAGATCATGCAGTCAAAACAAACTTTGACTGATATTACCTGCAAGAGTTTACAAGGTTTAGAAACTGTTTTTCAGGATATCAAACCGGATATTGTCATCGTTCAGGGAGATACAACGACGGCTTTTGCGGCAACTTTAGCGGCATTATATCAAAAAATTCCCGTAGGTCATGTAGAAGCGGGGCTACGCACCGACGATATCTTTAATCCTTACCCGGAAGAAGCTAATCGCCGTCTTATTTCCCAACTCAGTCAGTTAAACTTTGCTCCCACTTCATTATCAGTCGCAAACTTAGAACGTTCTGGGGTTCCTGGTAAAATTCACCAAACCGGTAACACAGTCATTGATGCACTCATGACAGTCGCCAACCAAAAACCTCAATGTCAAGTCAACGGTTTAGATTGGCAAAAATATCGAGTTTTACTAGCTACAGTTCATAGACGAGAAAACTGGGGAACACCTTTACTAGATATTGCTCAAGGTTTTAGGTTAATTTTAGACAAGTTTCCTGACACAGCATTACTTTTACCATTACACCGCAACCCGACAGTAAGAGAACCTTTAAAGCAATACTTAGGAGATTTAGATAGAGCTTTTCTAGTAGAACCATTAGATTATGCAGCATTAGTTGGCGCTATTCAAAATAGTTATCTTTTACTCACCGATTCTGGTGGTTTACAAGAAGAAGCCCCTAGCTTGGGTAAACCCGTACTTGTGCTGAGAGAAACTACAGAAAGACCAGAAGCGATCGCGGCTGGTACAGCTAAACTAGTTGGGACTGAACCGCAAAGTATTTTGGCTGCTGCTAGTCAACTGTTGGCGAATGAGACAGCTTACAAGCAAATGGCTAATCAAGTTAATCCATTTGGAGATGGTCATGCGGCTGCCAGAATTGTGGAGATAGTGAGTAATTATTTGGCTTAA
- a CDS encoding DUF1517 domain-containing protein encodes MTSWSDRFNKLSGKTRFVVCRIFLHLGGQEVAPLLGLLNRAAREAVEADGDLNILGEGLVDICQNLLQYDTYWRSAANEGDVFWNEGEAGDFVNELFTDSAGRYLSEIDLDEPLPSNNEPLVLPATRNLVVMITVASEGEVPELETDLAEMNALQAGLKAIINLHYQQRLRAIQIHFSPSQFGDELSDDQLLTNFPELIPL; translated from the coding sequence ATGACTTCTTGGAGCGATCGCTTTAATAAATTGAGTGGTAAAACTCGTTTTGTGGTTTGTCGGATTTTTCTCCACTTGGGTGGACAAGAAGTGGCTCCATTATTAGGATTGTTGAATCGTGCTGCGAGGGAAGCTGTAGAGGCTGATGGAGATTTAAATATTTTGGGGGAAGGTTTGGTAGATATTTGCCAAAATCTATTGCAATACGATACTTACTGGCGTTCTGCGGCTAATGAAGGTGATGTCTTCTGGAATGAAGGTGAAGCTGGAGATTTTGTCAATGAGTTATTTACGGACTCGGCAGGCAGATATTTAAGCGAAATTGATTTGGATGAGCCTCTACCTAGCAATAACGAACCTTTAGTATTACCAGCAACCAGAAACCTAGTGGTTATGATTACTGTTGCTAGTGAGGGGGAAGTTCCAGAACTCGAAACAGACTTGGCTGAGATGAATGCTCTGCAAGCTGGTTTGAAAGCAATTATCAATTTGCATTACCAACAAAGACTCAGAGCTATCCAAATCCACTTTTCCCCCTCTCAGTTTGGAGATGAATTAAGCGATGACCAACTATTGACTAATTTCCCGGAATTGATTCCTTTGTAG
- the psaB gene encoding photosystem I core protein PsaB produces the protein MATKFPKFSQDLAQDPTTRRIWYGIATAHDFESHDGMTEENLYQKIFASHFGHLAIIFLWVSGNLFHVAWQGNFQEWIKDPLNVRPIAHAIWDPHFGSPAVEAFTQGGANYPVNISYSGLYHWWYTQGMRTNGDLYAGAIALLILSAVFLFAGWLHLQPKFRPSLSWFKNAESRLNHHLAGLFGVSSLAWTGHLVHVAIPESRGQHVGWDNFLSTPPHPAGLLPFFTGNWGVYAQNPDTPQHVFGSSQGAGTAILTFLGGFHPQSGALWLTDNAHHHLAIAVLFIVAGHMYRTNWGIGHSIKEIQEAHNPPKGTPFGGLLGAGHKGIYDTYNNSLHFQLGWHLACLGVITSLVAQHMYSMPPYAFIAKDYTTMAALYTHHQYIAGFLMVGAFAHGAIFLVRDYDPEANKDNVLARMLEHKEALISHLSWVSLFLGFHTLGIYVHNDVVVAFATPEKQILIEPVFAQWIQASHGKLLYGFNTLLSNSDSIAATAWPNHGDVWLPGWLDAINNSTNSLFLTIGPGDFLVHHAIALGLHTTTLILVKGALDARGSKLMPDKKDFGYSFPCDGPGRGGTCDVSAWDAMYMSVFWMLNTVAWLTFYWHWKHLGVWQGNVAQFNESSTYLMGWFRDYLWLYSSQLINGYNPYGMNNLAVWSWMFLFGHLVWATGFMFLISWRGYWQELIETLVWAHERTPLANLIRWKDKPVALSIVQARLVGLAHFSVGYIVTYAAFVIASTAGKFGN, from the coding sequence ATGGCAACTAAATTCCCAAAATTTAGCCAGGATCTCGCTCAAGATCCGACGACACGTCGGATATGGTATGGGATTGCTACCGCTCATGATTTTGAAAGCCACGATGGCATGACAGAAGAAAATCTTTATCAAAAGATTTTTGCCTCTCACTTCGGTCATCTAGCAATCATCTTCTTGTGGGTATCTGGTAATCTCTTCCACGTGGCCTGGCAAGGAAACTTCCAAGAGTGGATTAAAGATCCGCTCAACGTTCGTCCCATCGCTCACGCGATTTGGGACCCGCACTTTGGCTCACCTGCGGTAGAAGCATTTACTCAAGGTGGTGCTAACTATCCAGTTAACATTTCCTATTCTGGTCTGTACCACTGGTGGTACACCCAAGGGATGCGGACTAACGGAGATCTGTATGCTGGGGCGATCGCCCTGTTAATCTTGTCAGCAGTGTTTCTATTTGCTGGCTGGTTACACCTACAGCCCAAGTTCCGTCCTAGCCTATCTTGGTTCAAGAATGCTGAATCCCGCCTGAACCACCACTTAGCTGGTTTGTTCGGTGTCAGTTCCTTGGCTTGGACAGGTCACCTAGTACACGTAGCTATCCCCGAATCTCGCGGACAGCACGTAGGTTGGGATAACTTCTTAAGTACCCCTCCACATCCAGCAGGGCTATTACCCTTCTTCACCGGAAATTGGGGCGTATACGCTCAAAATCCAGATACTCCTCAGCACGTATTTGGAAGCTCTCAAGGCGCTGGAACTGCTATCTTGACCTTCTTGGGTGGCTTCCATCCCCAAAGTGGAGCTTTGTGGTTGACTGATAACGCTCACCACCACTTGGCGATCGCTGTCCTCTTCATTGTTGCCGGTCATATGTACCGCACCAATTGGGGTATCGGTCATAGCATCAAAGAGATTCAAGAAGCTCACAACCCACCTAAAGGTACGCCATTTGGTGGCTTATTAGGAGCAGGTCACAAGGGTATCTATGATACCTACAACAACTCCTTGCACTTCCAACTAGGATGGCACTTGGCCTGCTTAGGTGTAATTACATCGTTAGTAGCTCAGCATATGTACTCTATGCCTCCTTACGCTTTTATAGCTAAGGACTACACCACGATGGCAGCCTTGTATACTCATCATCAATACATTGCTGGCTTCCTGATGGTAGGTGCATTTGCTCACGGTGCTATCTTCTTAGTCCGGGATTACGATCCTGAAGCTAACAAAGATAACGTTTTAGCTCGGATGCTAGAGCATAAAGAAGCCTTGATCTCTCACTTGAGTTGGGTATCTTTATTCCTCGGTTTCCACACCCTAGGCATCTACGTTCATAACGACGTAGTAGTAGCCTTCGCTACTCCTGAAAAACAAATCCTGATTGAGCCAGTCTTTGCTCAATGGATTCAAGCATCTCACGGTAAACTGCTGTACGGATTCAACACCTTGTTATCCAATTCAGACAGTATCGCCGCTACTGCTTGGCCCAACCACGGTGACGTTTGGTTACCTGGCTGGTTAGATGCTATCAACAACAGCACTAACTCTTTATTCTTGACCATCGGTCCTGGCGACTTCTTAGTTCACCATGCGATCGCTTTAGGTCTGCACACCACAACCTTAATTCTGGTCAAAGGTGCTTTGGATGCCAGAGGCTCCAAACTCATGCCAGACAAGAAAGACTTTGGTTACTCCTTCCCTTGCGACGGTCCAGGTCGTGGCGGTACTTGCGATGTCTCTGCTTGGGATGCCATGTACATGTCAGTCTTCTGGATGCTGAATACAGTAGCTTGGTTAACCTTCTACTGGCATTGGAAACATTTAGGTGTTTGGCAAGGTAACGTAGCTCAGTTCAACGAATCTTCTACCTACTTGATGGGTTGGTTCCGCGACTACTTGTGGCTGTATTCTTCTCAGCTAATCAATGGTTACAACCCCTACGGGATGAATAACCTAGCTGTTTGGTCTTGGATGTTCCTCTTCGGACACCTAGTTTGGGCAACCGGATTCATGTTCTTGATCTCTTGGCGCGGTTACTGGCAAGAGTTGATCGAAACCCTAGTTTGGGCACACGAGCGTACTCCTCTAGCTAACCTAATTCGCTGGAAAGACAAGCCAGTTGCTTTATCCATCGTCCAAGCTCGCTTGGTTGGTTTGGCTCACTTCTCAGTCGGTTACATTGTGACCTACGCTGCGTTTGTGATTGCTTCTACCGCAGGTAAGTTTGGTAACTAA
- a CDS encoding polysaccharide deacetylase family protein yields MTKINLFAGRGWLLLVLGAMGATIAAINLLPLNQLFRQAVSQPSSEKPKLATNVINPTNSKVSIPTTNTSISSTVAQWRGQTKALILSLSIPSQYQGKVFEEVKIKANPKVIALTFDDGPWLGSTDEILQILRRNNVKATFFIIGRNLQLYPQIGQQIVSEGHAIANHTWSHSYHHFSPTASAREIEATTNLIYKLTGVKTYLFRPPGGFLNNGPAGYARNKKYAVVLWSADSNDWKRPSVANLVNNVVGGATPGGIALMHDGGGDRSHTIKALPIIIARLRSKGYSFVTIPELLELGNQLPPQDQVAKSMLVKSSKRAIASRVFKH; encoded by the coding sequence ATGACTAAGATAAATCTGTTCGCTGGACGAGGTTGGCTTTTGCTTGTACTCGGTGCTATGGGTGCTACTATAGCTGCTATCAATTTATTACCTTTAAACCAACTTTTCCGCCAAGCAGTTTCTCAACCTTCTAGTGAAAAACCTAAATTAGCTACTAATGTAATCAATCCAACTAATAGCAAAGTATCTATCCCTACAACTAATACAAGTATTAGCAGTACTGTAGCCCAATGGCGGGGGCAAACTAAAGCTTTAATTTTGAGTTTGAGTATACCTAGTCAATACCAAGGTAAGGTCTTTGAAGAGGTTAAAATTAAGGCTAATCCCAAAGTTATAGCTCTAACCTTCGATGATGGTCCCTGGCTAGGAAGTACTGATGAAATTCTGCAAATCCTGAGACGCAACAACGTTAAAGCGACTTTCTTTATTATTGGTCGAAATTTACAACTTTATCCCCAAATTGGGCAGCAGATAGTATCTGAAGGTCATGCGATCGCCAACCATACTTGGAGTCATTCATATCATCATTTTAGTCCAACTGCTTCAGCTAGAGAAATTGAAGCTACTACTAACTTAATTTACAAACTCACTGGCGTGAAAACCTATCTATTTCGACCACCAGGAGGCTTTTTGAATAACGGTCCGGCAGGTTATGCTAGAAACAAAAAATATGCCGTTGTCCTGTGGTCTGCCGATTCTAATGACTGGAAACGTCCTTCTGTAGCCAACTTAGTTAATAACGTAGTAGGAGGAGCAACCCCTGGAGGAATTGCCTTAATGCACGATGGAGGAGGCGATCGCTCTCATACTATCAAAGCTCTGCCCATCATTATTGCTCGACTCAGAAGCAAAGGCTATAGCTTTGTCACAATTCCAGAATTACTAGAACTAGGAAATCAACTTCCACCACAGGATCAAGTAGCCAAATCCATGCTGGTCAAATCATCTAAAAGAGCGATCGCTAGTAGGGTTTTCAAACATTAA
- a CDS encoding type IV pilus twitching motility protein PilT has product MSEVQAQNPNLTSHNQNTVICKPPLPGSPFVVSNSSSLEESISTQQLSPSTMRQVPSGSYPSATHQPTQIQGSHPPNQVPISHQNQPKMSPKQPSLAYLIRAAFEKGFSDVHLGVGERPRFRDRGQIEMTNFPITDQATFYNWLKEILTEDEIRRFQNQLEFDGATQYDFARVRINIFGSLLGPGMVLRLIPLKILTMEQLRLPPVFRDVCHYHKGLILVTGPTGSGKSTTMAAMIDYINKEMPKHIITIEDPIEFVHQSKKALIRQREVGIHTLKFDNALKAALREDPDIILIGEMRDKETVNTALKAAQTGHLVMGTLHTNSAVKTLERILSLYSAEEQDAMRMALSESLVSIIAQGLCRTTDGKRMAYHDILINTETVKDYIQKGRNDEILALMAENEFDGMVTMNKSIFSLYQEGLITEEVALEMSPTRNEMAMMLRGRF; this is encoded by the coding sequence ATGTCAGAAGTTCAAGCCCAAAATCCCAACCTTACAAGTCACAATCAAAATACTGTTATATGTAAACCACCTCTTCCAGGGTCACCATTTGTAGTATCTAATTCCTCATCACTGGAAGAATCTATTTCTACCCAGCAGTTATCCCCCTCTACCATGCGTCAAGTTCCATCAGGAAGCTATCCTTCTGCGACACATCAACCTACTCAAATTCAAGGTTCTCATCCTCCCAACCAAGTACCTATTAGTCACCAAAATCAGCCAAAAATGTCTCCTAAACAACCTAGTTTGGCTTATTTGATTAGAGCCGCTTTTGAGAAAGGATTTTCTGACGTGCATTTGGGGGTGGGGGAAAGACCTCGATTTCGCGATCGCGGTCAAATTGAGATGACTAATTTTCCAATTACCGATCAAGCTACCTTTTATAACTGGTTAAAAGAGATTTTGACCGAGGACGAAATCCGCCGTTTTCAAAATCAATTAGAGTTTGATGGTGCAACTCAATACGATTTTGCTAGGGTACGGATTAATATTTTTGGTTCCCTACTTGGTCCTGGAATGGTTTTACGTCTCATTCCGTTGAAAATTTTGACAATGGAACAGTTGAGACTACCACCTGTTTTCAGAGATGTTTGTCACTACCATAAAGGTTTAATTTTAGTCACAGGTCCTACTGGTTCTGGTAAGTCAACTACGATGGCAGCGATGATTGACTATATCAATAAAGAAATGCCAAAGCATATTATTACTATTGAAGACCCAATTGAGTTTGTTCACCAAAGTAAAAAAGCTTTAATTAGGCAAAGAGAAGTGGGAATTCATACCTTAAAGTTTGACAATGCTTTAAAAGCCGCTTTGCGGGAAGATCCAGACATAATCTTAATTGGAGAAATGCGGGATAAAGAAACTGTTAATACTGCCTTAAAAGCGGCTCAAACTGGTCACTTAGTGATGGGTACTTTACACACCAACAGTGCGGTGAAAACTCTGGAACGGATTCTCAGTCTTTATTCTGCTGAAGAACAAGATGCAATGAGAATGGCATTGTCAGAATCTTTGGTTTCTATTATTGCTCAAGGTTTGTGCCGAACTACAGATGGAAAACGGATGGCATATCACGATATTTTAATCAATACGGAAACTGTCAAAGATTACATCCAAAAAGGCAGAAATGATGAAATTTTAGCTCTAATGGCTGAAAACGAATTTGATGGAATGGTGACGATGAACAAGTCTATTTTTAGTCTTTACCAAGAAGGACTAATTACTGAAGAAGTTGCTTTAGAAATGTCTCCTACACGTAATGAAATGGCAATGATGTTGAGGGGGAGATTCTAA
- the psaA gene encoding photosystem I core protein PsaA, translating into MTISPPGREGKAKVVVDKNPVPASFEKWAKPGHFDRTLAKGPKTTTWIWNLHANAHDFDSHTSDLEDVSRKIFSAHFGHLAVVFIWLSGMYFHGAKFSNYESWLANPTAIKPSAQVVWPIVGQQILNADVGGGFHGIQITSGLFYLWRASGFTNTFQLYCTAIGGLVMAALMLFAGWFHYHKSAPKLEWFQNVESMMNHHLAGLLGCGSLGWAGHQIHVSMPINKLLDAGVAAKDIPLPHEFILNKSLMTELYPSFAKGLTPFFTLDWGAYSDFLTFKGGLNPVTGSLWLSDQAHHHLAIAVLFIIAGHFYRTNWGIGHSFKEVLEAHKGPFTGEGHKGMYEIFTNSWHAQLAWNLQWMGSLSIIVAHHMYSMPPYPYQAIDYATQLSLFTHHMWIGGFLIVGGAAHAAIFMVRDYDPAVHQNNLLDRVLRHRDAIISHLNWVCMFLGFHSFGLYIHNDTMRALGRPQDMFSDSAIQLQPIFAQWVQNIHSIAPGGTAPHALAPVSYAFGGGVVAVAGKVAMMPIALGTADFLVHHIHAFTIHVTVLILLKGVLFARSSRLVPDKANLGFRFPCDGPGRGGTCQVSGWDHVFLGLFWMYNSLSVVLFHFSWKMQSDVWGTVGADGSVSHITGGNFAQSALTINGWLRDFLWAQAAQVIQSYGSALSAYGLMFLAGHFVFAFSLMFLFSGRGYWQELIESIVWAHNKLKVAPAIQPRALSITQGRAVGVAHYLLGGIVTTWAFFLARTLSLG; encoded by the coding sequence ATGACGATTAGTCCTCCGGGGCGAGAGGGTAAAGCGAAGGTAGTTGTTGACAAAAACCCAGTCCCAGCTTCGTTTGAGAAGTGGGCAAAGCCAGGTCACTTTGACCGGACACTGGCAAAGGGTCCTAAGACAACCACTTGGATCTGGAACCTCCACGCTAATGCACATGATTTCGATAGTCATACAAGTGACTTAGAAGACGTTTCTCGTAAGATTTTCAGCGCTCACTTTGGTCATCTAGCCGTAGTGTTCATATGGCTGAGCGGCATGTACTTTCATGGCGCGAAGTTCTCTAACTATGAATCTTGGCTAGCTAATCCAACCGCAATCAAGCCTAGCGCTCAAGTGGTTTGGCCAATTGTAGGACAACAAATTTTAAATGCTGATGTTGGCGGCGGCTTTCACGGAATTCAGATCACATCGGGTCTGTTTTACCTGTGGCGCGCCTCTGGATTTACAAACACCTTCCAACTTTATTGCACAGCCATTGGCGGCTTAGTTATGGCTGCCTTGATGCTCTTTGCTGGCTGGTTCCACTATCATAAAAGCGCTCCCAAACTGGAATGGTTCCAGAATGTGGAGTCTATGATGAACCATCATTTAGCTGGGCTATTGGGATGTGGATCTTTAGGTTGGGCGGGTCACCAAATCCACGTATCCATGCCAATTAACAAATTGCTGGATGCGGGAGTAGCAGCCAAAGATATTCCCTTGCCACACGAGTTCATCTTGAATAAAAGCTTGATGACAGAGCTATATCCTAGCTTTGCTAAGGGATTAACACCTTTCTTTACCTTAGATTGGGGTGCTTACTCAGATTTTCTGACTTTTAAAGGTGGTTTAAACCCAGTTACCGGCAGTTTATGGCTTTCAGATCAGGCACACCATCATTTGGCGATCGCCGTTCTGTTTATCATCGCCGGTCACTTCTACCGCACCAACTGGGGTATCGGTCACAGCTTTAAAGAAGTTCTGGAAGCTCACAAAGGTCCCTTTACTGGCGAAGGCCACAAGGGGATGTATGAAATCTTTACAAATTCCTGGCACGCACAGCTAGCTTGGAATCTCCAGTGGATGGGTTCTTTGTCGATCATAGTGGCACATCATATGTACTCTATGCCGCCCTATCCCTACCAAGCCATAGACTATGCAACTCAGTTGTCGTTGTTCACCCACCATATGTGGATTGGCGGCTTCCTAATTGTTGGGGGCGCGGCTCACGCAGCCATCTTCATGGTTCGGGATTACGATCCAGCAGTTCATCAAAACAACTTGCTAGATCGAGTACTTCGTCATCGGGATGCCATTATCTCTCACCTGAACTGGGTTTGTATGTTCCTAGGCTTCCATAGCTTTGGTCTATACATTCACAATGACACCATGCGGGCTTTGGGTCGTCCCCAAGATATGTTCTCGGATAGCGCAATTCAATTGCAGCCTATCTTTGCCCAGTGGGTACAAAATATTCATAGTATTGCTCCTGGCGGTACGGCACCTCATGCTTTAGCCCCAGTTAGCTATGCTTTTGGTGGTGGTGTAGTAGCTGTAGCTGGAAAAGTCGCGATGATGCCTATTGCTTTAGGTACAGCCGACTTCCTGGTACATCACATCCATGCTTTCACCATTCACGTCACAGTTTTAATTCTGCTGAAAGGCGTATTATTCGCCCGTAGCTCTCGCTTAGTACCAGATAAAGCGAACCTAGGGTTCCGTTTCCCTTGCGACGGTCCTGGTCGTGGCGGTACTTGCCAAGTATCGGGTTGGGATCACGTTTTCCTCGGTCTGTTCTGGATGTACAACTCCCTATCAGTCGTGCTATTCCACTTTAGTTGGAAGATGCAATCTGATGTCTGGGGTACTGTAGGGGCAGATGGTAGCGTATCTCATATCACTGGTGGCAACTTTGCTCAAAGTGCTTTGACGATTAATGGTTGGTTAAGGGACTTCCTGTGGGCGCAAGCTGCTCAGGTAATTCAATCCTACGGTTCGGCTCTATCCGCCTACGGTTTGATGTTCCTAGCCGGACACTTCGTATTTGCCTTTAGCTTAATGTTCCTGTTCAGTGGTCGCGGTTACTGGCAAGAACTAATCGAGTCGATTGTTTGGGCACATAATAAGCTGAAAGTAGCACCAGCCATTCAACCTAGAGCTTTGAGTATCACTCAAGGTCGTGCAGTAGGGGTAGCTCATTACCTCTTGGGAGGAATTGTCACAACCTGGGCATTCTTCCTGGCTCGGACACTATCATTAGGATGA
- a CDS encoding polysaccharide deacetylase family protein produces MGRKRYIFAQDKKTRFGSPKFIYLGILALGSLGAGSWAFWQYSPQAQTTIGLQSQKPVTSLEPILAAQITSWQQAAKNILFTESVPQEFQQKALKEISLLKKDKIIALTFDDGPWPVTTIQILDILKQEKIKATFFLLGQPLQNYPQIAQQVVAQGHAIGNHTWHHWYHKLDATTSAKEIETTAALIYKTTGIKTYLFRPPGGLLNNGVADYAKRKKYFVALWSSDSTDYNRPSVATLVNNVMKNARPGGMVLMHDGGGDRSHTVKALPIIIAQLKSRGYKFVTVPELLEIADTETKTQVSTKVGTSQ; encoded by the coding sequence GTGGGTAGGAAGCGTTATATATTTGCTCAAGATAAAAAAACTAGGTTTGGTTCCCCCAAATTTATCTATCTCGGAATATTGGCTTTAGGAAGCCTAGGCGCAGGTTCTTGGGCTTTTTGGCAGTATTCTCCCCAAGCTCAAACTACTATTGGTCTTCAATCTCAAAAGCCAGTAACTTCATTAGAGCCAATTTTAGCAGCACAAATAACTAGCTGGCAGCAAGCAGCTAAAAATATCTTGTTTACTGAGTCTGTACCCCAGGAATTTCAACAAAAAGCCTTAAAAGAGATATCTTTACTTAAGAAAGACAAAATAATAGCCTTGACATTTGATGATGGTCCTTGGCCAGTCACTACCATACAAATTTTAGATATTCTCAAACAAGAGAAGATTAAGGCTACTTTTTTCCTCTTGGGACAGCCTTTACAAAACTATCCTCAAATTGCCCAGCAAGTAGTCGCCCAAGGACACGCAATTGGTAATCATACCTGGCATCATTGGTATCATAAATTAGATGCAACCACTTCAGCTAAAGAGATTGAGACAACCGCAGCTTTAATTTATAAAACTACAGGCATTAAAACCTATCTATTTCGTCCTCCTGGTGGGTTATTAAATAACGGAGTGGCAGATTATGCCAAGCGGAAAAAATACTTTGTGGCTTTGTGGTCATCTGACTCTACTGACTATAATCGCCCCTCAGTGGCGACTTTAGTCAATAACGTCATGAAAAATGCACGTCCTGGGGGGATGGTATTGATGCATGACGGAGGAGGCGATCGCTCTCACACCGTCAAAGCTTTACCTATCATTATTGCTCAGTTGAAAAGTCGTGGCTACAAGTTTGTCACCGTACCAGAGTTATTAGAAATAGCTGATACAGAAACTAAAACCCAGGTCAGTACCAAAGTAGGAACTTCCCAGTAG